A genomic segment from Geitlerinema sp. PCC 7407 encodes:
- a CDS encoding glycosyltransferase family 2 protein produces the protein MFSIFILTYNEELDIAACIESALLSDDVIVVDSLSSDRTVEIAQRYPVRVVQHAFESHGKQRTWMLETVEAKHEWAYILEADERMTPELFQECLEAIANPQAVGYYVAERVMFMGSWIRHSTQYPRYQLRLLQRGKVWFGDYGHTEREICDGPTDFLKETYPHYTSGKGMSRWIDKHNRYSSDEAIETLRQLEQGQVSWQQLFRGKTEVERRRALKDLSLRLPFRPLVRFFYMYFLLGGILDGRAGFAWCTLQAFYEYLIVLKVWELQHMPVPTLDEQGMPQSTARKTGLSEASAAPSQEINAP, from the coding sequence ATGTTTTCAATTTTTATCCTGACCTACAACGAAGAGCTCGACATCGCAGCGTGCATCGAGTCAGCGTTGCTGTCCGACGATGTGATTGTGGTGGATTCCCTCAGCAGCGATCGCACGGTTGAGATCGCCCAGCGCTACCCCGTCCGCGTTGTTCAGCACGCCTTCGAGAGCCACGGCAAGCAGCGGACCTGGATGCTCGAGACCGTCGAGGCCAAGCACGAGTGGGCTTACATCCTCGAAGCCGACGAGCGCATGACGCCCGAGCTTTTCCAGGAGTGTCTTGAGGCGATCGCCAACCCCCAGGCGGTGGGCTACTACGTCGCCGAGCGCGTGATGTTTATGGGCAGCTGGATCCGCCACAGCACCCAGTATCCGCGCTACCAGCTGCGGCTGCTCCAGCGCGGCAAGGTTTGGTTTGGCGACTATGGCCACACCGAGCGGGAAATCTGCGACGGCCCCACCGATTTTCTCAAAGAAACCTATCCCCACTACACCAGCGGCAAGGGCATGAGCCGCTGGATCGACAAGCACAATCGCTACTCCAGCGACGAGGCGATCGAAACGCTGCGTCAGCTCGAGCAGGGGCAGGTGAGCTGGCAGCAGCTTTTCCGGGGCAAAACCGAGGTAGAGCGGCGGCGCGCCCTCAAGGATCTGTCCCTGCGCCTCCCCTTTCGGCCGCTGGTGCGCTTTTTCTACATGTATTTTCTGCTGGGCGGCATCCTCGATGGGCGAGCAGGCTTTGCCTGGTGCACCCTTCAGGCATTTTACGAGTACTTGATTGTGCTCAAGGTTTGGGAGCTTCAGCACATGCCGGTGCCCACCCTCGATGAGCAGGGGATGCCCCAGTCAACCGCGAGAAAAACAGGCCTTTCGGAGGCCTCAGCGGCCCCATCTCAGGAGATAAACGCCCCATAG
- a CDS encoding HpsJ family protein produces the protein MKATSSRSYAPFASRALKVVGIILVVSFVLDLITLLIPANFLSPEWQINFITQVVDRGVIPLVGISFIFVADWIDRTSGATPPQSAGQAVEFWTLLFASLLGLIYLLAVPLHLNNVRLESKQSLEQISEEARAAEGQIDSRLGQEVERQRSQITELVQDEQRLNEAINSGQIPQEQQSLLRQFRNDPQALNAFLDKQSQEIRTRIKTEIGTRKLAAEKQTRNQAIKSGLRTGISSLLLAAGYIFIGWTGLRNFGSR, from the coding sequence ATGAAAGCGACTAGCAGCCGATCTTACGCGCCCTTTGCCTCTCGGGCTCTCAAAGTTGTTGGCATTATCTTGGTAGTGTCCTTTGTTTTAGACCTGATTACCCTGCTCATTCCTGCTAACTTCCTCAGTCCAGAATGGCAGATCAACTTCATTACTCAGGTGGTTGATCGCGGCGTGATTCCGCTAGTCGGCATCTCTTTTATCTTCGTTGCAGACTGGATTGATCGGACAAGCGGCGCTACCCCTCCTCAAAGCGCAGGCCAAGCCGTCGAATTTTGGACGCTGCTGTTCGCGAGCTTGCTGGGCCTGATTTATCTGTTGGCGGTCCCCCTGCACCTTAACAACGTCCGCCTCGAGAGCAAGCAATCCCTAGAGCAGATCAGCGAAGAAGCACGGGCCGCTGAGGGCCAGATTGATTCGCGGCTGGGCCAAGAGGTCGAGCGCCAGCGCAGCCAGATCACGGAGCTGGTCCAGGACGAGCAGCGCCTCAATGAAGCCATCAACAGTGGCCAGATTCCCCAAGAGCAGCAGTCTTTGCTGCGCCAGTTCCGCAACGATCCCCAGGCCCTGAACGCGTTCCTCGACAAGCAGTCCCAGGAGATTCGCACTCGGATCAAGACGGAGATTGGCACGCGCAAGCTGGCCGCCGAAAAGCAAACTCGCAACCAGGCCATCAAGTCGGGCCTGCGGACAGGCATTAGCAGCTTGCTGCTGGCCGCTGGCTACATCTTTATTGGCTGGACAGGGCTGCGCAATTTCGGTTCGCGCTAG
- a CDS encoding PP2C family protein-serine/threonine phosphatase: MTTVPVPKQPSQPSDRSGGSTPDGTPVFALKELVSRLHREQNKTQDLLSSLGFALRSFNNLNQFLELIPLIASRVTDADGGALILLKHGTPRLERLHCQNRHQCSSIRQALESATRQIADSHSTTTTLAPITAALDHQVSRYLGPQVQLFGTAILVKNIERGRLYVFSHDPSYAWTETRQKLVRLVADQTAVAIDNDELSMELRKRERLDRELEIGAEIQLQLLPRQCPKIHGISLAARCQTASRVGGDYYDFIPASYGQMRPNQQSNSELGRWSIAIGDVMGKGVPAGLIMTMLRGMLRAEVLNGHAPARILQHLNQVMYTDLENSNRFVTLFYSEYDPRTRVLSYSNAAHNPPLLWQAATQTVRRLDTLGMLIGLDIDTRYQSAQIQLQAGDTLMYYTDGFTDAANQGGDRFDEENLSRAFQWACRQYHDPQEILDYLFGQVQQFIGPDRRNGDDMTLIILRVQDPVEEAPEETEDSESGEESP; the protein is encoded by the coding sequence ATGACGACTGTGCCTGTTCCAAAACAGCCTTCTCAACCCTCTGACAGGTCTGGTGGCTCCACACCCGATGGAACGCCCGTGTTTGCCCTCAAGGAGCTGGTCTCTCGCCTGCACCGCGAGCAAAACAAAACCCAAGACTTGTTAAGCTCCCTGGGCTTTGCCCTGCGCAGTTTCAACAATCTCAATCAATTTCTAGAGCTCATTCCCCTGATTGCCAGCCGCGTAACCGACGCAGACGGCGGCGCCCTGATCCTGCTGAAACACGGGACGCCTCGTCTTGAGCGGCTGCACTGCCAAAACCGTCATCAGTGCTCGAGTATTCGCCAGGCCCTCGAAAGCGCCACGCGCCAAATCGCCGACTCCCACAGCACCACTACGACCCTCGCTCCGATCACCGCAGCCCTGGACCACCAGGTCAGTCGCTATCTCGGGCCGCAGGTCCAGCTGTTCGGCACCGCCATTTTGGTGAAAAACATCGAGCGGGGCCGCCTGTACGTCTTTAGCCACGACCCCAGCTATGCCTGGACAGAGACGCGCCAGAAGCTTGTGCGCCTGGTGGCAGACCAGACAGCAGTGGCGATCGACAATGACGAGCTGTCGATGGAGCTGCGCAAGCGGGAACGCCTCGATCGCGAGCTGGAAATCGGCGCTGAAATTCAGCTACAGCTGCTGCCTCGCCAGTGCCCCAAAATTCACGGCATTTCCTTGGCGGCCCGCTGCCAGACGGCCAGCCGGGTGGGAGGCGACTACTACGATTTCATCCCGGCGAGCTATGGCCAGATGCGCCCCAACCAGCAGAGCAACAGCGAGCTTGGCCGCTGGAGCATTGCCATCGGCGATGTGATGGGCAAGGGCGTGCCCGCTGGCCTGATTATGACGATGCTGCGGGGGATGCTGCGGGCGGAGGTGCTCAACGGCCACGCGCCGGCGCGCATTTTGCAGCATCTCAACCAGGTGATGTACACGGACCTGGAAAACTCCAATCGCTTTGTCACGCTCTTTTATTCGGAGTATGACCCCCGCACGCGGGTCTTGTCCTACAGCAATGCGGCCCACAATCCGCCGCTGCTGTGGCAGGCGGCCACCCAGACGGTGCGGCGCCTCGATACGCTGGGGATGCTGATTGGCTTGGACATTGATACGCGCTATCAGAGTGCGCAGATTCAGCTCCAGGCGGGCGATACGCTGATGTACTACACCGATGGCTTCACGGATGCGGCCAATCAGGGGGGCGATCGCTTTGATGAGGAAAACCTGAGCCGGGCGTTCCAGTGGGCCTGCCGTCAGTACCACGACCCCCAGGAGATCTTGGATTATCTCTTTGGCCAAGTGCAGCAGTTTATTGGGCCCGATCGCCGCAACGGGGACGATATGACGCTGATTATTCTGCGGGTCCAAGACCCTGTGGAGGAGGCGCCGGAGGAGACAGAAGACAGCGAGTCTGGGGAGGAAAGCCCCTAG
- a CDS encoding TIGR04283 family arsenosugar biosynthesis glycosyltransferase, with the protein MVDVSVIIPVLKEGPAIQAALERLAAQQGGLTFEVIVVDGDRDGSTLQHIADCGVPVRGITAPKGRGSQMNAGAQAAQGEVLLFLHADAELPPQGLAQALAVIRQGRGVAGAFDLAIDSPRRSLRMLARCASWRSRLTRIPYGDQALFLRRSTFWEVGGYPPQPLMEDVALMEALKGRGDRPIFLRDRVRVSARRWEREGILYCTLRNWTLLTLYSLGVSPERLYRWYHPSRHPSQGRSRVSS; encoded by the coding sequence ATGGTCGATGTATCCGTGATCATTCCGGTTCTGAAAGAAGGCCCCGCCATCCAGGCGGCCCTGGAGCGCCTGGCCGCTCAGCAGGGAGGCCTGACCTTCGAAGTGATTGTGGTGGACGGCGATCGCGACGGCTCCACGCTCCAGCACATCGCCGACTGCGGGGTGCCAGTGCGGGGCATCACCGCGCCAAAGGGCCGGGGCAGCCAGATGAATGCGGGCGCCCAAGCGGCCCAGGGGGAGGTGCTGCTGTTTTTGCACGCCGATGCTGAGCTGCCGCCCCAGGGTCTGGCCCAGGCGCTGGCGGTCATTCGCCAGGGGCGCGGAGTGGCGGGGGCCTTTGACCTAGCCATTGACTCCCCCCGGCGATCGCTGCGAATGTTGGCTCGGTGCGCTTCCTGGCGATCGCGCTTGACCCGGATTCCCTACGGCGATCAGGCCCTGTTTTTGCGGCGCAGCACCTTCTGGGAGGTCGGCGGCTACCCCCCACAGCCCCTGATGGAAGACGTGGCCCTCATGGAAGCGCTCAAGGGCCGGGGCGATCGCCCGATCTTTTTGCGCGATCGCGTCCGGGTCTCGGCCCGCCGCTGGGAGCGCGAAGGCATCCTCTACTGCACCCTGCGCAACTGGACCTTGCTCACCCTCTACTCTCTCGGCGTCTCGCCAGAGCGGCTCTACCGGTGGTATCACCCCAGCCGCCATCCCAGCCAGGGGCGATCGCGCGTCTCCTCTTAG
- a CDS encoding TIGR04282 family arsenosugar biosynthesis glycosyltransferase — MAISSDCILIFVKVPGTSPVKSRLARTVGETHATALYRCFVADWLDRLRQLPADRLVFYAPAGADVAAWLGPEERYYPQSEGDLGQRMAAAFQIAFRQGYRRSLVVGSDSPDLPLDILQEGFAALEWCHGVLGPTEDGGYYTLGFSVQHFTTVVFEQIAWSTSTVLETTLARFAGCDRTVHQLPLWSDIDTLEDLQAYYQRNHDQDHLRTVQYLQAHPDLLALMSLAALPGRP, encoded by the coding sequence ATGGCGATTTCGAGCGACTGCATTTTGATCTTTGTAAAAGTGCCGGGGACGAGCCCAGTCAAGTCTCGACTGGCGCGCACGGTGGGCGAAACCCACGCCACGGCGCTGTATCGCTGCTTTGTGGCGGACTGGCTCGATCGCCTGCGCCAGCTACCGGCGGATCGACTGGTGTTTTACGCGCCTGCGGGGGCCGACGTGGCGGCATGGCTCGGCCCTGAGGAGCGCTACTACCCCCAGAGCGAAGGGGATCTGGGCCAGCGAATGGCAGCAGCCTTTCAGATAGCGTTTCGCCAGGGCTACCGGCGATCGCTCGTGGTCGGGAGCGACAGCCCCGATCTACCCCTCGACATCTTGCAAGAAGGCTTTGCCGCGCTGGAGTGGTGCCATGGGGTCCTCGGGCCTACCGAGGACGGCGGGTACTATACCCTGGGCTTTTCGGTACAGCACTTCACGACGGTGGTCTTCGAGCAGATTGCTTGGAGCACCAGCACCGTGCTTGAAACGACCCTGGCTCGCTTTGCGGGCTGCGATCGCACGGTTCACCAGCTTCCCCTTTGGTCAGACATCGACACCCTCGAAGACCTGCAGGCCTACTACCAGCGCAACCACGACCAAGACCATCTGCGCACTGTTCAGTATTTACAGGCTCACCCGGATCTGTTGGCCCTGATGTCCTTGGCCGCCCTCCCGGGTCGACCCTAA
- the ftsY gene encoding signal recognition particle-docking protein FtsY, producing the protein MVFNWFRRQFSRPEEAQEQQPTQEEAPEVAEESAAEGEESGEAQAADDYLEWAKAAYQNIKKQQETQEPDELEEPAAPEEPVAEAEPEPIPEPEPEAEPEPEVAEPEPEVAAPEVAEPAIAELAVAEPEVPEPEPEVIEPEEAEPVAAAEVPAPEAEPETVAAETAPEAIAPPEPETERPEAEAAEPEVPEPEPVAEAAEPAAPEEAEPEAVEPEPPVVAASAAEPAAPAIAEEPPTPEAEAPADAPEEVVEAAPLPFWAQAEADRQERMERLRATAMEEPEPEVSTPSSAATEEFVLPIDFDEGFLWSAEILAAQGRRPDQVSIEEITWLKRLRQGLDKTRRGLINQLKAIVGQGPLNQDAVLEIEALLLQADVGYEATDHIITALQSKLREETLPPEEAIAYLKQILRELLDTPLNNTANYAFAPEPDTLNIWLMTGVNGAGKTTTIGKLAHLASKSDYKCLIAAADTFRAAAVQQVKVWGDRSSVEVIANPGKNTDPAAVVYDAIAAAQSRDIELLLVDTAGRLQNKKNLMEELAKIRRIVDKKAPDAKIESLLVLDATLGQNGLRQAEVFAEAAQLSGVVLTKLDGTAKGGIALAVVQQLGLPIRFIGAGEGIEDLRPFSSYEFVEALLNG; encoded by the coding sequence ATGGTATTCAATTGGTTTCGTCGCCAGTTTAGTCGCCCGGAAGAGGCTCAAGAGCAACAACCCACGCAGGAAGAAGCGCCCGAGGTTGCTGAGGAATCAGCGGCAGAAGGCGAGGAATCTGGTGAAGCGCAAGCAGCCGACGACTATCTAGAGTGGGCCAAGGCGGCTTACCAGAATATCAAGAAGCAGCAGGAAACCCAGGAACCTGACGAACTGGAAGAACCGGCAGCACCAGAAGAACCGGTGGCAGAAGCTGAGCCTGAACCTATTCCAGAGCCAGAGCCTGAGGCAGAGCCAGAGCCTGAAGTCGCGGAACCAGAGCCTGAAGTGGCTGCACCGGAGGTCGCCGAACCAGCGATCGCCGAGTTAGCGGTTGCCGAGCCAGAGGTCCCTGAACCCGAACCAGAAGTCATCGAGCCAGAAGAGGCCGAGCCGGTCGCAGCAGCAGAAGTCCCAGCGCCGGAAGCTGAGCCGGAGACCGTAGCAGCCGAGACAGCCCCTGAGGCGATCGCGCCTCCAGAACCCGAAACCGAACGCCCAGAGGCAGAAGCTGCCGAACCAGAAGTCCCTGAACCCGAGCCCGTCGCTGAGGCCGCTGAGCCAGCGGCCCCCGAGGAGGCCGAGCCGGAGGCAGTCGAGCCCGAACCACCCGTCGTCGCAGCCAGCGCTGCTGAACCCGCAGCGCCCGCGATCGCCGAAGAGCCCCCGACCCCCGAGGCAGAAGCGCCCGCTGATGCCCCAGAAGAGGTTGTCGAGGCCGCTCCCCTTCCCTTCTGGGCCCAGGCCGAAGCCGATCGCCAGGAGCGGATGGAGCGCCTGCGAGCCACCGCCATGGAGGAGCCCGAGCCAGAGGTCAGCACCCCGAGCAGCGCTGCGACCGAAGAGTTTGTGCTGCCCATCGACTTCGACGAAGGCTTCCTGTGGTCAGCTGAAATTTTGGCGGCCCAGGGTCGCCGCCCAGACCAGGTGTCCATCGAAGAAATCACCTGGCTCAAGCGTCTGCGCCAAGGTCTCGACAAGACTCGGCGTGGCCTGATCAACCAGCTCAAGGCCATTGTGGGGCAAGGCCCGCTCAACCAAGACGCCGTGCTGGAGATCGAGGCGCTGCTGCTCCAGGCCGACGTGGGCTATGAGGCAACCGACCACATCATCACCGCCTTGCAAAGCAAGCTGCGCGAGGAAACCCTGCCGCCCGAAGAGGCGATCGCCTACCTCAAGCAGATTCTGCGCGAACTCCTCGACACCCCCCTCAACAACACCGCCAACTACGCCTTTGCGCCCGAGCCGGACACCCTAAACATCTGGCTGATGACCGGCGTCAACGGTGCGGGCAAAACCACCACCATCGGCAAGCTGGCCCACCTCGCCAGCAAGTCCGACTACAAGTGCCTGATCGCGGCGGCGGACACCTTCCGGGCCGCCGCCGTCCAGCAGGTGAAGGTATGGGGCGATCGCAGCAGCGTCGAGGTCATCGCCAACCCTGGCAAAAACACCGACCCCGCCGCCGTCGTCTATGACGCGATCGCTGCTGCCCAGTCCCGCGACATCGAGCTCCTGCTCGTCGACACCGCCGGCCGCCTCCAAAACAAGAAAAACCTTATGGAGGAGCTCGCGAAAATCCGCCGCATTGTCGATAAAAAGGCTCCCGACGCCAAAATTGAATCGCTCTTGGTTCTCGATGCCACCCTCGGCCAGAACGGCCTCCGCCAAGCAGAGGTCTTCGCTGAAGCCGCCCAGCTCAGCGGCGTTGTCCTCACCAAGCTAGACGGCACCGCCAAGGGGGGCATTGCCTTGGCCGTCGTCCAGCAGCTCGGGTTGCCCATCCGGTTTATCGGTGCTGGCGAAGGCATCGAGGACCTGCGGCCCTTCTCCAGCTACGAATTTGTCGAAGCCCTACTCAACGGTTAA
- a CDS encoding tetratricopeptide repeat protein, translating to MILNRDSQAWYGLGNALFEAGRYEEAIARYDKALEIQPTSAEIWGRRGASLGQLRRDDEAIANFDRAIALQPDLATAWYGRGLVLERQGQDDEALKSFETALEHHPEYYEAWTFRSYMLQKLGRYEEVVAGYETALKLQPGDYKTWYNLGKALVHLDRREEAIASLDTALALHPRHYRAWYNRGATLVELGRPEEAIASFDRAIALKPDCDYAWKHRGLAWEQLGNYAEAVTSFERALAVAPKDCDAWKHYSYALQRVGRYEEAIASLDQVVSLQPDDPRNWYQRGVSLGKLNRYEEAVDSYDRAIALNPHDPKSWYNRGVALEHMGCPEAALMNINRSLELHPRNHYAWLVRGLLLWQLRQPEEAMASLDESLRLQPNNPSAWYSKAAWCIAQKQLGQTFLYLQKAIMLNPGIYRAMAKMDTEFEPVRNDPRFVALVNH from the coding sequence ATGATCCTGAATCGTGACTCTCAAGCGTGGTACGGCCTGGGTAACGCTCTGTTTGAGGCAGGGCGCTACGAAGAGGCGATCGCTCGCTATGACAAAGCTCTCGAGATCCAGCCGACTTCGGCAGAGATTTGGGGCCGGCGCGGCGCGAGTTTGGGCCAGCTTCGACGCGATGATGAGGCGATCGCCAACTTTGACCGGGCGATCGCCCTCCAGCCTGACTTGGCGACGGCTTGGTATGGTCGCGGCTTGGTCCTAGAGCGCCAGGGTCAAGACGACGAGGCGCTCAAAAGCTTTGAGACCGCCCTGGAGCATCACCCGGAATACTACGAAGCGTGGACGTTTCGTAGCTATATGCTGCAAAAGCTGGGCCGCTATGAAGAAGTGGTGGCGGGCTACGAAACAGCGCTCAAACTCCAGCCGGGAGACTACAAAACTTGGTATAACCTGGGCAAGGCGCTGGTCCATCTCGATCGCCGGGAAGAGGCGATCGCCAGTTTAGACACGGCTTTGGCGCTGCATCCTCGCCACTATCGCGCGTGGTACAACCGGGGAGCGACGCTGGTGGAGCTGGGGCGGCCCGAAGAGGCGATCGCCAGCTTTGACCGAGCGATCGCCCTCAAGCCAGACTGCGACTATGCCTGGAAGCATCGCGGCCTAGCCTGGGAGCAGCTGGGCAACTACGCCGAAGCCGTGACGAGCTTTGAGCGGGCTTTGGCTGTCGCCCCCAAGGACTGTGACGCCTGGAAGCACTACAGCTACGCGCTCCAGCGGGTGGGCCGCTACGAAGAGGCGATCGCCAGCCTCGATCAGGTGGTCAGCCTGCAGCCCGACGACCCGCGCAACTGGTATCAGCGCGGCGTCAGTCTGGGCAAGCTCAACCGCTACGAAGAAGCCGTCGATAGCTACGATCGGGCGATCGCCCTCAACCCCCATGACCCCAAAAGCTGGTACAACCGGGGCGTTGCCCTAGAGCACATGGGCTGCCCAGAAGCCGCCCTGATGAACATCAATCGCTCCCTAGAGCTGCATCCCCGCAACCACTATGCTTGGCTGGTGCGGGGACTGCTGCTTTGGCAACTCCGCCAACCCGAAGAAGCCATGGCCAGCCTCGACGAATCCCTGCGCCTCCAGCCCAACAACCCCAGCGCCTGGTACAGCAAAGCGGCCTGGTGCATTGCCCAAAAGCAGCTCGGCCAGACCTTTTTGTATCTGCAAAAGGCCATCATGCTCAACCCCGGCATCTACCGGGCCATGGCCAAAATGGACACAGAATTTGAGCCCGTGCGCAATGACCCGCGCTTTGTGGCTCTGGTCAACCATTGA
- the argH gene encoding argininosuccinate lyase, translating into MSTASPSPQSATWSQRFESALHPAIAQFNASIGFDIELIEYDITGSQAHARMLAHTGIITPEEGETLVQGLEQVRQEYRQGQFQPGVEAEDVHFAVERRLTELIGDVGKKLHTARSRNDQVGTDTRLYLRDHIRHIRQRIRTLQGVLLRLAEQHVETLIPGYTHLQRAQPLSLAHHLLAYFEMLQRDWERLGDVAKRVNVSPLGCGALAGTTFPIDRHYSAELLHFDSVYSNSLDGVSDRDFAIEFLCGASLIMVHLSRLSEEVIFWASEEFRFVTLRDSCSTGSSIMPQKKNPDVPELVRGKTGRVFGHLQALLVMMKGLPLAYNKDLQEDKEALFDGVKTVEACLEAMTILFDQGLEFQPARLGAAVAEDFSNATDVADYLAAKGVPFREAYNLVGKVVKTCLSQGKLLKDLSLEEWQALHPQFAADIYEAIAPKQVVAARNSYGGTGFEQVRQAIARAHDRLGAAEATA; encoded by the coding sequence TTGAGCACAGCATCTCCTTCTCCCCAATCTGCAACGTGGAGCCAGCGGTTTGAGTCGGCGCTCCATCCGGCGATCGCCCAGTTCAATGCCAGCATCGGGTTTGATATCGAGCTGATCGAGTACGACATCACGGGGTCCCAAGCCCATGCCCGGATGCTCGCTCACACTGGCATCATCACCCCCGAAGAAGGCGAAACCCTGGTCCAGGGCCTCGAGCAGGTCCGGCAAGAATACCGCCAGGGCCAGTTTCAGCCGGGAGTTGAGGCGGAGGATGTGCACTTTGCGGTGGAGCGCCGCCTGACGGAGCTGATCGGGGATGTGGGCAAAAAACTACACACGGCGCGATCGCGCAATGACCAGGTCGGCACGGACACCCGGCTGTATCTGCGCGACCATATTCGGCACATTCGCCAGCGAATTCGGACCTTGCAGGGGGTGCTGCTGCGTCTCGCTGAGCAGCACGTCGAGACCTTGATTCCGGGCTATACCCACCTTCAGCGTGCCCAGCCCCTCAGCTTGGCCCATCACCTGCTGGCCTACTTTGAGATGCTCCAGCGAGACTGGGAGCGCCTAGGTGATGTGGCCAAGCGCGTGAACGTGTCGCCCCTGGGCTGCGGCGCGCTGGCGGGGACGACGTTTCCCATCGATCGTCACTACAGCGCCGAGCTTTTGCACTTCGACAGCGTCTACAGCAACAGCCTCGACGGGGTGAGCGATCGCGATTTTGCCATCGAGTTTCTCTGCGGGGCCAGCCTGATCATGGTGCACCTGAGCCGCCTCTCAGAAGAAGTCATTTTCTGGGCGTCGGAAGAGTTTCGCTTTGTCACCCTCCGCGACAGCTGCTCCACCGGCTCCAGCATCATGCCCCAAAAGAAGAACCCCGACGTGCCTGAACTGGTGCGCGGCAAAACCGGTCGCGTTTTCGGGCACTTGCAGGCGCTGCTAGTGATGATGAAGGGCCTGCCCCTGGCCTACAACAAGGATCTCCAGGAAGACAAAGAGGCCCTGTTTGACGGCGTGAAAACAGTGGAGGCTTGCCTAGAAGCCATGACCATCTTGTTCGATCAGGGTCTGGAGTTTCAGCCTGCTCGGCTGGGAGCGGCGGTGGCAGAGGACTTTTCCAATGCGACGGATGTGGCAGACTATCTGGCCGCCAAGGGGGTGCCCTTCCGAGAGGCCTACAACCTGGTGGGCAAGGTGGTGAAAACCTGCCTCAGCCAAGGGAAGCTGCTCAAGGATCTGAGCCTGGAGGAGTGGCAGGCGCTACATCCGCAGTTTGCGGCGGATATCTATGAGGCGATCGCGCCCAAGCAGGTGGTGGCTGCTCGCAACAGCTACGGTGGCACTGGCTTTGAGCAGGTCCGTCAGGCGATCGCCCGCGCCCACGATCGCCTGGGTGCAGCAGAGGCCACGGCGTGA
- the nusB gene encoding transcription antitermination factor NusB: MQARRIARELALLSMSQMPTKPEQLDKQQLQNLLVSAVRTLTAEAQDTLETASAELQRGSDRLLTSETRAADLASARRMVQEAIELTQVAINRIGQAIDFPELIQLTNQTEVRTYALQLAQTTASNRTEIDTVLNESMVNWQLSRLPKVDRDILRIAVSEIMYLGTPAQVAIDEAVELAKRYSDDDGRRFINGVLRRVMDYLKTKAAK; encoded by the coding sequence ATGCAAGCCCGTCGAATCGCCCGTGAACTTGCGCTGCTGAGCATGAGCCAAATGCCGACCAAGCCAGAGCAGCTAGACAAACAGCAACTGCAAAATCTCTTGGTATCGGCCGTCCGGACCCTCACCGCCGAAGCCCAAGACACCCTCGAGACGGCCTCCGCTGAGCTCCAGCGAGGCAGCGATCGCCTCCTGACCAGCGAAACTCGGGCTGCCGACCTGGCCAGCGCTCGCCGGATGGTGCAAGAAGCCATCGAGCTCACCCAGGTCGCCATCAACCGGATTGGTCAAGCCATCGATTTTCCGGAGCTGATCCAGCTGACCAACCAGACCGAGGTCCGCACCTACGCCCTCCAGCTCGCCCAGACCACCGCCAGCAACCGCACCGAAATCGACACGGTCTTGAACGAGTCGATGGTGAACTGGCAGCTCTCGCGCTTGCCCAAGGTCGACCGGGATATCCTGCGCATCGCCGTCAGCGAAATCATGTATCTCGGCACCCCCGCCCAGGTCGCCATTGACGAGGCCGTGGAGCTCGCCAAACGCTACAGCGACGATGACGGCCGCCGCTTTATCAACGGAGTCCTGCGCCGAGTGATGGACTATCTGAAAACCAAGGCCGCAAAATAG
- a CDS encoding DUF502 domain-containing protein → MLQRFKQDLKNDLIAGLLVVIPLATTIWLTITVANWVVNFLTRVPKQLNPINDLDPFVINLINLAVGLAVPLMCILIIGLMARNIAGQWLLDLGERILQAIPFAGSIYKTLKQLLETVLKDSSGKFRRVILVEYPRRGMWAIAFVTGNVGGDFGAAFPEPMLSVFIPTTPNPTTGWYAIVPARDAIDLGMPVEDAFKVVISGGIVTPATLANLPEGVSDRINSRVTGDRKMTPLLVNPQGQSITVEEEEPA, encoded by the coding sequence GTGCTCCAACGCTTCAAACAGGACTTAAAGAACGATCTGATTGCAGGTCTTCTTGTGGTTATTCCGCTAGCCACAACCATCTGGCTGACCATCACGGTGGCAAACTGGGTCGTCAATTTTTTGACCCGTGTCCCCAAGCAGCTCAACCCCATTAATGATCTCGATCCGTTTGTGATCAACTTGATCAACTTGGCGGTGGGGCTAGCGGTGCCCTTGATGTGCATCCTGATCATTGGCCTGATGGCCCGCAACATCGCCGGGCAATGGCTGCTGGATTTGGGCGAGCGGATCTTGCAGGCGATTCCCTTTGCAGGCTCGATCTACAAAACGCTCAAACAGCTGCTGGAAACAGTGCTCAAAGATTCGAGCGGCAAGTTTCGGCGGGTGATTTTGGTGGAGTACCCGCGACGCGGGATGTGGGCGATCGCCTTTGTGACGGGCAATGTCGGCGGAGACTTTGGGGCGGCTTTCCCAGAGCCGATGCTCAGCGTGTTTATTCCCACGACGCCCAACCCGACGACGGGGTGGTACGCTATTGTGCCGGCTCGCGACGCGATCGATCTGGGCATGCCGGTCGAAGACGCCTTCAAGGTGGTGATCTCCGGCGGGATCGTCACCCCGGCGACGCTGGCGAACCTGCCCGAAGGGGTCAGCGATCGCATCAATAGCCGGGTAACCGGCGATCGCAAAATGACGCCCCTCTTGGTCAATCCCCAGGGCCAATCCATCACCGTCGAGGAAGAAGAGCCCGCCTAG